One Vibrio tapetis subsp. tapetis DNA segment encodes these proteins:
- a CDS encoding PEGA domain-containing protein — protein sequence MIKHRIPALLLALTPILMSANSQAEEIQQIDPVAAINEKISLKKDDINAVEQDAATQTTQLNRLLQKQQNLKQESSEFATKRNRAKTALDKQYNRLTDEPDIDLSSFQKQYQESWKSVKENQKAQLENTQLISENEMQLSLLKQKKARLTSEQQNLQESKIEARVKRLSTELREGSVLETHYQTTCSTTMTLGECANQGKYLTKQKAVKTFKNRLLANLTESNLVKQNLQGVQLNIHVQESQFIKSGFSGNNGYYTEMQAQLQAKPESVAACKLLNVEARYCLTNSSAKGKTIKKDDKQWANVTVRSDQYNDNVTINGVKYGSTPVEIVLPTGRHQVTVAKDGYETYNRAITVNGSDTVWVKLRPQKDG from the coding sequence ATGATCAAACATCGAATCCCAGCGCTATTGCTTGCGCTAACACCTATTCTCATGTCTGCTAATTCGCAGGCCGAAGAGATACAACAAATTGACCCTGTAGCTGCCATTAATGAAAAAATTTCATTAAAGAAAGATGACATCAACGCCGTTGAACAAGATGCTGCGACTCAAACTACCCAATTAAACCGCTTACTGCAGAAGCAACAAAACCTGAAACAAGAAAGCAGTGAGTTCGCGACAAAGCGAAACCGTGCTAAAACCGCACTGGATAAGCAATATAATAGGCTGACCGACGAACCTGATATCGACTTGAGTAGCTTTCAAAAGCAATATCAAGAATCTTGGAAGTCAGTAAAAGAAAACCAAAAAGCGCAACTTGAAAATACTCAGTTGATCAGCGAAAACGAAATGCAACTTTCTTTGCTTAAGCAAAAGAAGGCACGTTTGACCAGTGAACAGCAGAATTTACAAGAATCCAAAATAGAAGCGCGTGTTAAGCGACTGTCGACTGAATTACGCGAAGGCTCTGTATTAGAAACTCACTATCAAACCACCTGTTCTACGACCATGACTTTAGGTGAGTGTGCTAATCAAGGTAAGTACTTAACTAAGCAAAAAGCGGTAAAAACATTTAAAAACCGTTTACTTGCCAACTTAACTGAATCAAATCTCGTTAAGCAGAACCTACAAGGTGTTCAGCTAAATATCCATGTGCAAGAAAGCCAGTTTATCAAAAGTGGCTTCTCTGGTAACAATGGCTACTACACTGAAATGCAAGCACAACTTCAAGCTAAGCCTGAATCTGTTGCCGCATGTAAACTCCTTAATGTTGAAGCTCGCTACTGTTTAACCAACAGCAGCGCTAAAGGCAAAACCATTAAGAAAGACGACAAGCAGTGGGCAAACGTCACTGTGCGTTCTGATCAATATAACGACAACGTAACGATCAACGGCGTTAAGTACGGCAGCACACCGGTCGAGATTGTCCTTCCAACGGGTCGCCACCAAGTTACCGTAGCTAAAGATGGCTACGAAACTTACAACCGAGCGATTACCGTCAACGGCAGTGACACCGTTTGGGTAAAACTTCGTCCTCAAAAAGACGGTTAA
- a CDS encoding SUMF1/EgtB/PvdO family nonheme iron enzyme, which translates to MRHGLPALLLTLFPALMSTSAFADAGNIGSIEQAISNKQSEISTASEKARDTQLDIRQFEQDLSKLESLSKTLDSKRLSSKKALDREYGLMLDNPDLDITITQQAYQDAWALVKQNQHSRLEKEQQLQEVLAKLAAEKAQSSKLKAELNQLNQDHLRSRAERLQSELSVQNERTVQFTNVCDQSMTLAQCNDQTSNLALQKAVNQFQAELVSNTTEAATIKQNMANASFNIHVLNHKTKDSGFYDGKRFKSVLQVALEARPAKNLACKLLDIDSGYCFEQSDIQQQEKQQQKEVRWVNLTIRSNQHQDRVKIDGVNYGTTPVEVMLPAGAHMVTVEKEGYRSFHQELTVRSDHTLRANLREKQNLPTAGKAFADQLTSGSKAPKMIVITEGEYLIGENGSQQFNLDHAFAIAATPITVDQFSTFVNQTTYQSDAELKKICTTIDNAKVIPVKGSYWRNPGFKQQNNSPAVCLSQNDAKAYVKWLSGQTGHQYRLPTEAEWEVAARAGSKSAYWWGNSMGTGQANTGWSGTTWSNNSTSPVNAFSPNQYGLYDMVGNVWEWTDSKQGSVKGGAWSFAPAKAAAHDSLAVSTNTTANYIGFRVIRELRN; encoded by the coding sequence ATGCGACATGGTTTACCTGCACTTTTGTTGACGCTTTTCCCTGCTTTAATGAGCACTTCGGCATTTGCAGATGCTGGAAACATTGGCAGTATTGAACAAGCAATATCAAACAAACAATCTGAGATTTCGACAGCCAGTGAAAAGGCTCGAGATACTCAACTGGATATTCGTCAATTCGAACAAGATCTTTCTAAGCTGGAGTCACTGTCTAAGACACTAGATAGCAAACGACTGTCGAGCAAGAAAGCGCTTGATCGCGAATACGGTTTGATGCTTGATAACCCCGATCTCGATATCACGATAACCCAACAGGCTTACCAAGATGCTTGGGCGCTGGTAAAGCAGAATCAACACAGTCGGCTAGAGAAAGAGCAGCAACTGCAAGAAGTATTAGCAAAGTTAGCCGCCGAAAAAGCGCAGTCTAGCAAGCTAAAAGCTGAACTCAACCAATTGAACCAAGACCACCTTCGTTCTCGCGCAGAACGCTTACAAAGCGAATTGAGCGTGCAAAATGAGCGCACGGTTCAATTTACTAATGTGTGTGACCAAAGCATGACATTAGCTCAGTGTAATGACCAAACCTCTAACTTAGCACTGCAAAAAGCGGTCAATCAGTTTCAAGCCGAGTTGGTGAGCAATACCACTGAGGCGGCAACCATTAAGCAAAACATGGCGAATGCTTCATTTAATATCCATGTATTGAACCACAAAACAAAAGACTCTGGTTTCTACGACGGAAAACGATTCAAGTCCGTTTTACAAGTAGCATTAGAAGCACGACCAGCCAAAAATCTTGCGTGTAAATTACTTGATATCGATTCAGGCTATTGTTTTGAGCAAAGCGATATTCAGCAGCAAGAAAAACAACAGCAAAAAGAAGTACGTTGGGTCAACCTTACTATTCGCTCCAATCAGCACCAAGACAGGGTAAAGATTGATGGCGTAAATTATGGCACGACTCCGGTAGAAGTCATGTTACCTGCCGGTGCTCATATGGTCACGGTTGAAAAAGAAGGCTATCGCTCTTTCCATCAAGAATTAACGGTGCGCTCCGATCATACTCTGCGAGCGAACTTGCGTGAAAAACAGAACCTACCAACCGCAGGAAAGGCCTTTGCCGACCAATTAACGTCGGGGTCTAAAGCACCCAAGATGATCGTCATCACTGAAGGTGAGTATTTGATTGGCGAAAACGGTTCACAGCAGTTCAACCTTGATCATGCTTTCGCTATCGCAGCAACGCCAATCACCGTTGATCAATTCTCGACTTTCGTAAACCAAACGACTTATCAGTCGGATGCTGAACTGAAAAAGATTTGCACCACCATTGATAACGCCAAAGTGATCCCAGTTAAAGGCAGTTACTGGAGAAACCCTGGCTTCAAACAACAAAACAACTCTCCTGCCGTCTGCTTAAGCCAAAATGATGCTAAGGCCTATGTTAAATGGCTTTCAGGCCAAACAGGTCATCAATACCGCTTACCTACTGAAGCTGAATGGGAAGTTGCCGCACGAGCTGGCAGTAAGTCTGCCTATTGGTGGGGCAACAGCATGGGTACAGGGCAAGCGAATACAGGCTGGAGTGGTACAACTTGGTCAAACAACAGCACATCTCCTGTTAATGCATTTTCTCCCAACCAATACGGCCTGTATGACATGGTCGGCAATGTTTGGGAATGGACGGATTCCAAACAAGGTAGCGTAAAAGGTGGCGCATGGAGTTTTGCACCCGCGAAAGCCGCAGCGCACGACAGCTTGGCCGTTTCAACAAACACCACAGCGAACTACATCGGCTTTCGTGTCATTAGAGAGCTCCGTAACTAG
- a CDS encoding LssY C-terminal domain-containing protein, producing the protein MLTHFGLFIGAFLDALIGPNLFVPGEPFLLAAGYQLHQGVVYGVIAVLLGGWLGDQISYGIGRHHGKWLQKKLMRWQPKTRRSVAKCKLLMKKRGRIVLVFARLLGPVAWVVPFIAGVEQIPWRRFSLYSFLGLILGVGQFVLWGYLLSYGIENLPFLAAAQQFFVEHQYLLLALLVSMAFTYIGIKRRWSRLWVKSAGVLLVSLLAINYSHFFWFSDDIGNVSPVQNPVTKNTQLEFEARPGRSGYFKSQAVNVVYIGQSPSALMQQLGWIENRTFSRHDIEMLDYITLLRNNTPPVSDLYWQGQPQNLAYQLPGTLDKRSHIRWWYSGLDPATKQPKWVGAISYDDGFKLTAYAGIVTILHRIDPNVDAMRDALANQIKQLDSQWQPSMSALVEPSTISGKRDYYTDGRILVVRPTS; encoded by the coding sequence ATCAACTTCACCAAGGTGTTGTTTACGGTGTCATTGCTGTCTTACTTGGCGGTTGGCTAGGTGACCAAATCAGTTATGGCATTGGTCGTCACCATGGTAAATGGTTGCAAAAAAAGTTAATGCGTTGGCAACCAAAAACTCGCAGAAGCGTTGCTAAGTGCAAACTGTTGATGAAAAAAAGAGGCCGAATAGTACTGGTGTTTGCACGCTTACTCGGGCCGGTTGCGTGGGTTGTGCCTTTTATCGCTGGGGTTGAACAAATACCGTGGCGTCGATTTAGTCTGTATTCCTTTTTGGGATTGATTTTAGGGGTTGGGCAGTTCGTTTTATGGGGCTATTTGCTCTCTTATGGCATCGAGAACCTTCCTTTCCTTGCGGCAGCGCAACAGTTTTTCGTAGAGCATCAATATCTGTTACTCGCCTTATTGGTGTCGATGGCGTTTACATACATTGGTATTAAGCGCAGATGGTCACGCTTGTGGGTTAAGTCGGCGGGAGTATTGTTGGTTAGCCTGCTTGCAATAAACTACAGCCACTTTTTCTGGTTCAGTGACGATATTGGCAATGTATCACCCGTTCAGAATCCGGTGACTAAAAACACTCAGCTGGAGTTTGAGGCTCGGCCAGGCCGCTCTGGATACTTTAAGAGCCAAGCGGTCAATGTGGTGTACATAGGACAAAGCCCGAGCGCACTTATGCAGCAGCTAGGTTGGATTGAGAATCGCACATTTTCGCGACACGATATTGAAATGCTCGATTACATAACGCTATTGCGGAACAATACCCCGCCAGTGTCTGATTTGTATTGGCAAGGGCAGCCGCAAAATCTGGCTTATCAATTGCCCGGTACGCTAGACAAACGAAGCCATATTCGGTGGTGGTATTCAGGCTTAGATCCTGCAACGAAGCAGCCTAAATGGGTAGGAGCGATAAGCTATGACGACGGTTTTAAACTGACCGCTTACGCAGGGATCGTAACCATACTTCACAGGATTGATCCAAATGTCGATGCGATGAGAGATGCGCTGGCGAATCAAATCAAACAACTAGACAGTCAATGGCAGCCGTCGATGTCTGCATTGGTAGAGCCAAGTACGATAAGCGGTAAACGAGACTATTACACCGATGGCCGAATTTTAGTTGTACGACCTACTTCGTAA